CTTGCGCCAAGTTCGTCTCTACCCCCTCCTTGGTGAGTACATGCCTTTTCTGGGAAAGTTCTAAAGGAAAAGTGTCTTGCCTCTTCCTTCTCAGACCTTGTTCTTCACAGCTGGGTCTTTGCTGTGCTAGCCTAACAAGAGAGAATGAATGCTTCTCAGGTATCCCCCGCTTCGTATCACATGAAGGCCAGTTTATTCTTTTCATCCTACCATATTAGAAGAGTATAAATGAGAATCTAGACCAAGATCAGCCTATTCCTATCCTGAAATTCTGTGTTGCTGTAAACTGGAACCCTGCCAAAAATGGTAAACATGAATTAAATTGCCCAACGTGAACTGAGTATGCGCTCTGTACAGGATCTCATCCTGAGTGTCAGAGAGCCATAGCTAGGAGTTCCCTCTGGAAGCTTAAATTTGGGTGGGAAGCtaaaatacatgtaaatacacattggaaaaatatttgagTCAGAAGCAACAGCATGGAAGAAATTACAAATTATTAGATGGTAGAGGCAGTTGGTTCATTTACTCATAAGTGACAAGTAGTGATGCTATTAGtaggtatttattgagcacttatgcCTGGCACTGAATTTACCAGTTTGTATACGTAATCTTATTTACTCCTCAAATCAATTCTGAGATATATTATTCCCATTTGATAGAAGATAAAACAGGCTTAGAAAGATTTAAGTAACTTGTCCTAAGATTACACAGCTGAAATAGAGCTAAGATTTGAATCTAGATTATCTGAGTAAAGTCCTGGCTATTAACAACCATGTTGTCTACGTCGAAAACTCTGGCTTGGAGATAGAAAAGGCTACCAGGAGGGGGTGAATTTTGAGCATGGGTTTTTGTACCTATTTTCCAGAAGGATGTGTTCAGTGAAAGATGCTCCAGTCATTGGCTTCCTTCTGATGGGCCGGCCATTACCTTTATATAGGTCTTTTattgagagaaataaatgtttctgaGGCCTAGATTTCTTCCCATTCTCAAGGCCTGTAAAAGGGTACTGCAAGGGTAGGTAATTCCTTTCTTCCAAAAAGAAGTAGACTTCCCTTAAAGCAATAGAGAAGCCTAGGAAACAGGAGAAATGGTGCTGTTCCTGAATGCAGAATTtgcttaaaagtaaaagaatgattCCACATTCTCTTTTGAGATACTGATGTAAGTTCTAGAGAAGAATGGAGCATGAGTAACAATTGGGGGTGGTCCTAAAACTCTTCTCCACAGCCTGCCTTCACCTTCTTGGCCTTGTGTTATTCTCTCTAGATCAGGAGAACCTCTCCACTATTGAGCCGATCACTGTCTGCAGTGGTGCTGAAGCAACCGGAGACACTAACAGATGAGGTACTTTATAGGTGGAATCTGGCTGTCATCGGGGGATGAGGAATGGGTCGGGTTACCTGGCAGAACCAGTAGGGGGAGTGCTGAGGACTCCATATATGATAGTGTATGTGCCCTAATGTTTCAGCTTTGCCACTGGCAGCATATGCCCACGTGTGCTGCTGATAACTGCCATTACCTGACCTAGTTTACTGGCTTCAGTTGGGAGCATTTAGTCCCAGGAAGATGATCACCTCAAGGCATTGAGAACAGGCTAGAGTTTCAGTCCTAAGTTTCTAGACCATACTTGAATCTTGAAGGTACTTGACATCCAGCTCTtgcattaaaaaattctttatggCATTTTAGGGAGTTTTCTGGAGAGATGAAGATTTTCTGTTTGGGGAAGAATCACTGGATTTGATAACATAAAGGGCTTAAATGGTACAAAAGTTTCCAAAGCAAAAAAGGGGTTTCCTAAAAACTACTTTCTACCTGCTGCTTCTTCACAGAGCCACAGCAGCTTGGCAGCCGCGCGTCCTCTGACCACTTCACTTATTCCTAGCCGCGGCTTCCAAACCAGTGCAGTTTCAAGGGACATCGACACAGCGGCCAAGTTCATTGGAGCTGGAGCTGCTACAGTTGGGGTGGCTGGCTCTGGGGCTGGAATTGGGACTGTATTTGGGAGCCTCATCATTGGTTACGCCAGGTAAGATGAACCCTCTGTTGGCTGTCTGAGATGCTTCCAAAGCTTTAGGCAGAGAGATTGGGGAGCTAGGTCCTGCACTATCCTATACAGTAGCCCCTAGCCCCGTGTGGCTATTTGAATGTAAATTTTCATTATACAGTTTAAGTTTGTGTACTTTTACTGtagctcagtagccacatgtgactagtggctaccattttggaaagttctgtTGAACAGCTTTGGTTTAGAGTAGGAATTAGCAGACTGGGCTAATGTCTGGGCCCCAGCCTGGATTTGTACAGCTGAGCTAAAAataggttttacatttttaaagggccATGGAAAAAAGGTAACAGAGACCATATGTGACCCACAAACcctaaaatatttgctgtctggtgctttacagaaaaagtttgctaccCTTGACCCAGAGCCTCAGTCAGCATAGCAGCTTCACTGCCGTTTTCCCCAGCCCCAGGAATTCCCTCCGTCACTCCTGAGAAAACTGCCTCTGCACGCAGCCCCTTGGCTCCCTGACACTTGGGACTGTTTGGTCCCCACCAACTCTGGCAGCTCACTGTTAGAACTCAATTAATCCTCTTGAGGCTTGCAAGTTCTCTTAATGTCCTTGGGGAAGtaagttttatgtttttaggATTTGTATGAAACAAGAAGCCTGACTGCTGCTGTGTCCACAATTCTGTTAAAAGCTGGTGTTGCTTTATCTTATCCATCAAGGCTTCCAGAGGTGACAGAGTAAGGGAAATAGAAATTATACAGTGACTTTCAAAGTTGGGGATCCTTTATCCCATTTTGATTAATATCTAAACCCCACAGACAATTTGTAGCCcgaaatttttttattattttgaaatgaggGAAGGCGTTTGTCCCTTTGACACCCTTGTCCCTTGGAACGGTATTTTTCTGATTGTGTCACGTAAAGCTCTAAGGTTCTGAGGGTGCACCCCAGGGACTGTCTTAGAGAATGAAGGGGAGACCACTCAAACAAGACTTTAAAATCCCCCActtttttttaccatttcatttggGTTTTATGTTTTGTATTTGGGAGTTCTGCTGCTTAAAGTTTGAAAACACTGCTCTGGTAGGCTCTGCCACCCCTGATACCTCTTCCACCCTGGCTGAGCCCTAGATAGTTGAGTGTTCAGGTCTAGGGATCTTAAATTATGATGAAGATGTGAGTGATCTAGTAGAGGAGGTAATGTTTGTACCTGGGCTATATGATAGAATTCTGGATTGTCCACTCCCCTCATTTGTAGAGCCCTTGATGTATCAGGGCAAGAATTTGGGTATGATGGTGTCATCCTGAGAGACTCATTACATAAGATGTTAGCTCGAGATGGATTCTCCCTGAGCCCGACTTTGATGTTTGTCCTTTTCTTTGTGTGGACCAGAAATTCAGTcttttctcctccccttctcccaggaACCCTTCTCTGAAGCAACAGCTCTTCTCCTACGCCATTCTGGGCTTTGCCCTCTCGGAGGCCATGGGGCTCTTTTGCCTGATGGTGGCCTTTCTCATCCTCTTCGCCATGTGAAGGAGCCATGTCCACCTCCCATAGTTCTTTCTCCTGTGTCTTGTCTGCCCTGTTTATTCCTTGTCCTGTACCTCCCCAGGCAGCCTGGGGAAAGTGGTTGGCTCAGGGTTTGACAGAAGGAAGATAATAAATACTGTATTACTAAGATGTTTCTTGAGTCtcttgtgtatattttttttccacaatTGGCTGAATGCCTTGATGAAAGTGTACTATTGCCTGGAGGTTAGTGATGGTTCTAAACTCAACCTGGGTCTGTGCTCACTCTTCATTCTCTAGGTCAGAAAAGCTTTTTTCAGGATAGTGtgcctttttaattattttcacctGGGATGGCCTGTTACCTGGGAGGATTGGGTCAGTAGCAAGTTACAGTGCTGGCTTAAAGTTTTGACTAATGGGCTCCCTGTTTCCACTGCCACTGTCCTGGCTGAGGCCCTCATTGCCACCCACCTGGTCTATTGCAGTAACCTCTTATTTGGCCTTCTGCCTCCCATCTCTGTCCTCTAGCATTTCCTCCTCCCCACTACTGCCAGGTCAATCCTCCTTAGGCAGAGGACTGGTTTTGCCATTTACCAGTTCAAAATTAGTCTGGCTTCAACTTTCTCAGCTTATTTTTCATTATTCCCATACACTCTACCCAAAGTGGACTATTTTGCcatttttcaaatactttccCTGCTCTCCCGTCCTTACATATCCGCAGGCCTTGTGCTTTGGCCATCTCTTCTTTCTTAACCTGAATTTTAGTCACTTTCCTCTTTTAAATTCTCCCTGTTATCCAGAAAGACTTGGCTTAAATGCTTCCTCTTCCATGAAGCTTTCATCTGGTTTCCATTCGCTTTTAGTCAAATGAGCATTAACCCATATAAAGGGCTGTAGAGCATCCTTTATAATGCTTGTGGTGGTTGGTAAGTTGTGGGTTTATGTacacatgtgtgcacatatgtgtgcCTTATCTTCCAGGTTAGATTCTTGAGGCAGGGACTGTCATATTCATCTTTGTATACCTAGAAGTACCTAGCATGACACATCTCAGCGGTATCTTagtcaaaattttaatttaatcatttaaacCGACCACTTCcctttacaagtgaggaaacagactTTGAGAGATCAAAGGATTCTCCCAGGAACATCCGCCAGCAGAGCTGTAGCCCAGGGTATAAGACTATCACCCTGTTGGTCTTGTGGGACTCTCCCAGTGTTGATGGTGACTTATTTTCCCAAGCAAGAAAGAAAGGGCAGAATAAGCAAAGATAAACCTTTTCCCTTAAAAATGCCTCAAGAGAGATTTGGACAGGGAGTTAGTATAAAGGTAAAGAATTTTCTAAAGGCTAAACTTCAAGCAAGCTGTATCTTATGCATGCTTGAACTCAGATATAAAGTAGAGTCCTTTCATGATAATGTAGATGACCACAACAGCTTTTCTTTTGGTTGAATCTGACTATAAAATTAAAGCCTAGGGCAGAGACGTGACCCTAGAgtaattgaggctcagaaagcaGGCCACCCCAAGTCATTCACCCTTGCCCTTTTCCTATTGTGATCAACGGTTAAAAGGGATGCCAGATGGCTATACTATTCCCAAATAACTATATTCTGGACCTCAGGGCTCTCAGTGGACCTCACAAGAACAATGCCTCCAGCAGTGAGTAGGTGGAAGGTATCTACAGATTTGGGGGTGAGGAATAGCCCTCTCTTCGTTCTGTTCACTTGGGTTTGAACCGTTGGTAGGAGTCTTCTGTTGCCAATCCCCTTACTGAGACATCAGATCTGAATCATCTgcgttttatttttctccttggccCTTTCTCTGGGATTGAATCTAGCTGACTCCTTAACAACTCAGGTGCTTGGAGAGAGCACAGCTGGTGTCCCACATGTTCTTGTTCTCTTGAGGTGAATGATGAGATGGTTCTGCAAGAAGGTTGGAGGCACATTTCTATAGGAGGAGTCAAGGCAACCTGGATCCTCTTAGTTTCAGGCCCCAAGAGATAATTATTGGCAACCCAAGTTGTCAACAAGCTGGGGTAGAGGAGTGCTATGTGTTAGTAGAGAGGGTCTAAGAGCAAACTTTCTGAAGGTCTTTCAAACTTTGGTAACATTATGAAATGAAAGCTTTCTGTTTCCCTTGTAATTTTAGAAAGCTCATGTGATTTGAAATCAAGGGATGTTAGTTTAATCTCCCTTCTACCCCTGGCCATTGTGATGGTGGGCAGATCACTAATCAATAACTCTAGGACCTCAGTTTCTCCCAATCTACTaaataggggtagtaattcttatCCTAGGAATTCCATGCATACACACAGAGGTGCCTTGAGGACGGTGCCGTCAAAGTTTAATGTAAATTGATTATAATTTGCTTTCTCATTCTCCATGAAGCTCAGAGCCTATTACAGGCATTTTATACAGTTTCTCCCTCTTTTATGGTTGGCAAGTCTGGCCATAAAGCATCTAGAGATAAAACCCAGGGATACTGAAGGGGGGATGCAGCCTTGGTTCCCTCTTCTTACTCTTCAGTATCTTCAAgaatcagttgtgtttcttcaGTATCAGGGGAGGAGTGCCATCCTAATTAGAAGAAAGTGATGTCCTTTGAAAATCATCTAAATGCTAAACAGCAGTAATAAGGAACCCGTTTCTAGCCTCCTTTTCAGGATGGCTTTATTAGTTTGAGGGCTTTGTAGGTCATCAGGATGAAAAACCTGCTCAGGAACAACACTGTTGATTTAGCTGAAGTCGATGGCTGGGAACCTAGAGGCTGCTTTGTGTCTTACTTCCACTGAAGAGACATAAAGTGAAGGAATATTCATGCTGAATTCTGAAATAGAAAAACGAAGAGGAGTACAGAGAATATTGTCCTGGTCCTCCAGTTTTAAGCAATGAAATTTGTCTTAATTGAGCCATATCTAAAAATATGTGTTTTCCAACACATATTCTTAGGACACATTGTTGGACAGCTTGGTGTTGACACTGTTTGATGAGGAAAAACTAAAACATGGGAAGATTTTTTGGTCCCCAGGCATTccttaaaatgtctttattattGAGCATTTACCTCAAGACACTGTGAGTGTTGGTACATTGTGACCAAAGTAGCCACTCACGAGATGGCGAAAGATGTGATGGATAGAATACCAGGGATGAAGTCAGGACTCTCATCTCAGATGCTTGGATTCTCTTATTAGTGTAAATGGCTAGAGATAGTTTATTCCCACTTTGTTCTTCATCCCCTACACAAAAAGAGATCATTTCCTTTCATCCTTTGAATAAGTACTGTGGCAGgcagaatttttttaagtgatccCCTAAAAAATGTCCTgctctaatccccagaacctgtgaatttgATGAGTCATCACACCTGTGGTTATGTTATATTACATGGCACAGTTGACTAAGATAGGGAGATACCTGCATGGACCTGATCTAATCATGAGCCCTTAAAACTAAAGAGCTTTCTCAGACTGGTGGCAGAAAGAAATCAGAGAGATCTGAAGGATTCGATGCGCTACTGCTGGCTTAACAGATGGAGGGGACCATATGCAAGGATTGGTAAGTGGCCTCTAAGAGCTGGAATTGACCCCCTAACCAACAGCCTGAAAGGAAATGGGACCTCAGTCCGACAACTGcaaagaactgaattctgccaacagcctGAATAAGCTTGGAAGGGGATTCTTCCTTAGAGCCTCTAGGTAAGAGCCCAGTCCAGTCCTTGCCTTTGGATTTGTGAGCCCCCAAACAGAATGTAATTAAACCTGCCTGGATTTATGATCTACAGAACAGTAAGATAATAAATGGAATTTGTTTTAAATCACtaagtctgtggtaatttgttatatagCAACAGAAAGCTAACACAAGTACAGTCTtccaaaagaaactttaaaagttGACTTATCCGGCCCTCTGCCTCCTCACTTCATTGACTTTAACCTAGCTCAGGAAGGCTAAACAAGGAAAGATGTTTAAACAAAAATTGTATGCTGTGCTATTTACTATAGCTATTTCCTTTGTGTGAAGTAGGCATTTTTTCCTcgttttaacagatgagaaaactaagattcAAGAATCATGACTTAGTTCTCGAGGTTAGTTGGGAAGTGATAGAACAGAGTAGAAACCAATGACCAAAGCTCTTTGTATTATGCCACAAGGTAATGGGGGCCAGGATCACGCTGAAGGCGAGGGAAAGACAAATCTGGACAGTGTTTTTTAGATTTCTCAGTGAAGGTGATTAATCTGTTTTTCTTACAACCATCCCTGTTGTTATCTTGCAGATAGGTAGCATTTGCCTACCCCTGGGTTCATTTTACCCACTGCTCATTTCCTGGGTTTCTGGGGAGGCTCAGCTTAGTTGGCTTAGCTCTGCCCCCAAGATGGATATTTTTAACTATTGTGGATTACAGTCTTCCAGGAACTGTGTAGCTGCTTTTACAGAAACCAGCTCTGCAGATCTTGCTGGGGAGGGTGGTTGCGGGATGTGcttgtatgtatgtgtaagtgTGGTATCTGAGCCTAGCAGACTTGCATTCCCTTTGTACCCCAAGGCCTTTCCATCCCTATCTCTCAACAGCTGGAGCAAGGACTTTAAGTTTCCAAAACATAGCTGCAAAGGGTAACAAACACCTAGCCCATAACTCCCTTAGCAACAGGAGAACAGTCAGTTGGGATTTAGCTCAGGGAAAATTTGTACAGTGCAAAGACACATAAAATTTTCAGAAAGCAACTTAGCCCTGTGGAGTTGACCAGATTGAAAGTCCAAGAATCCTGGGTTCAAGTCACTTTTGGTTAATTCTTGTGCTTCAAGTTCCTTCCCTTGTGTGAAATGGGCACATTTCCTTGAGATGTACCTCCTGCAGATGTCATAGAAATGAgtgaaattagattttaaaacctCTTGTTGGAGACCTAGATCTTGTAAATTGTCTCTATCTCTGCTGTTTCTTAGTTGCCAGTTTACCAGGAGTAACTTAACACTAGGATTCTCTGCCAGTGCTAAAATTAGACTCCACCACTCTGgggcttccttttctccttgttttgttttggggcttGAGAGAAACATTCGTGCTGTTGGAGTTAGTAAACTAGGGACTAAAGAAAACTTTTCTCActagaaaacattattttaatccTACCCACCTAATCATCCTTTTAAAGAAGGATCCCAAGTCTGCCCCGaattttgattatttgattcACCCCTAGAAAGGGACCTGGGAAAGCCTAGGAATCCTTGGGGAATGCGAAAGGGGGAGATAAACAGAATTGGAATGAAGACAAGCTAGGCTCTTGATTGCTCCAGCCAGACTTCCTCTCCTAGCCAGACAGGCTTTCTACCACTAAAAGTTTGAGGTTCTCTGTCACATCACAAAAGGGCC
The Vicugna pacos chromosome 12, VicPac4, whole genome shotgun sequence DNA segment above includes these coding regions:
- the ATP5MC2 gene encoding ATP synthase F(0) complex subunit C2, mitochondrial gives rise to the protein MYACAKFVSTPSLIRRTSPLLSRSLSAVVLKQPETLTDESHSSLAAARPLTTSLIPSRGFQTSAVSRDIDTAAKFIGAGAATVGVAGSGAGIGTVFGSLIIGYARNPSLKQQLFSYAILGFALSEAMGLFCLMVAFLILFAM